The Desulfobulbaceae bacterium genome contains a region encoding:
- a CDS encoding GNAT family N-acetyltransferase has translation MFRIRRIYDDILPGNQDSIGQVQDILRSRFNAVSAEEIESIGEKLRNPFKQRFRSVLFVAEKGKGKVVGFALLLHEPVIGFTYLDWIAMETGRGGSGMGGALYEQIRKESVALKVKGLFFECLPDDEKECSDKNLLKENRARLRFYEQYGARPLINTGYELPVNPGDSCMPYLVYDGLKEQKPPHRAFARKVVRAILERKYAELCPAEYVTKVVDGFRENPVSLREFRYVKPDAVVNNVDALDFEHIALVINDKHDIHHISDRGYVESPVRIKNIVSELDKSGLFSKINPQAFPERHIHEVHAPDFVNYLKRACNEVPEGKSLYPYIFPIRNKTRPPKEPSVLSGYYCFDTFTPINKNAYLAARRAVDCALTAAQEVLNGRRLAYALVRPPGHHAENSVFGGFCYFNNNAVAAQYLSQYGKVAILDIDYHHGNGQQDIFYRRSDILTISLHGHPSFAYPYFAGFAEETGEGEGEGFNLNLPLPEKLDGEGYRKALVKALNRIEAFHPAFLVVALGLDPAKGDPTGTWNLLARDFRINGEVIGSLGLPTVVVQEGGYRTATLGKNARSFFSGLSDAVRKWANSKHEQKNKLHGLKLRYEIAAEDCQRLKQIVASTGFFHDDEVELAVELAEERLSKGDASGYFFVLAEHYGRVVGYTCYGPIPCTKNSYDLYWIAVHPDYQGRGVGNQLMQNTERNIKKNGGERIYIDTSQRPQYISTRTFYERFGYHLETILADFYGPDDGKVIYCKKLVK, from the coding sequence TTCAAGCAACGTTTTCGCTCAGTCCTTTTTGTAGCTGAAAAGGGAAAAGGCAAAGTTGTGGGGTTTGCGCTTTTGCTTCATGAGCCCGTGATCGGTTTCACTTATCTTGACTGGATTGCCATGGAAACCGGACGTGGCGGTTCCGGCATGGGCGGCGCTCTTTATGAACAGATTCGCAAGGAATCAGTGGCCCTTAAAGTAAAGGGCCTTTTTTTCGAATGTCTGCCTGATGATGAAAAGGAATGTTCAGATAAAAATCTGCTTAAAGAAAATCGGGCACGGCTTCGTTTTTATGAACAGTATGGGGCAAGGCCATTAATAAATACTGGCTATGAGCTTCCGGTTAACCCCGGTGATAGTTGCATGCCGTACCTGGTTTATGACGGACTAAAAGAGCAGAAACCACCACATCGTGCTTTTGCACGTAAGGTGGTGCGGGCAATTTTGGAACGTAAATATGCAGAGTTATGCCCGGCAGAATATGTTACGAAAGTGGTCGATGGGTTCCGGGAAAATCCGGTTTCTTTACGAGAATTTCGCTATGTCAAGCCCGATGCCGTTGTCAATAATGTTGATGCTTTGGACTTTGAACATATTGCCCTGGTCATTAATGATAAGCACGATATTCATCATATAAGCGATAGAGGGTATGTCGAATCTCCTGTTCGCATAAAAAATATTGTCTCTGAGCTCGATAAAAGCGGTCTTTTTAGTAAAATTAACCCTCAAGCCTTTCCTGAGAGACATATCCACGAAGTTCATGCCCCTGACTTTGTTAACTACCTTAAGCGTGCTTGTAATGAGGTTCCTGAGGGGAAATCTCTCTATCCCTATATCTTTCCAATTCGAAATAAGACCCGCCCCCCGAAGGAACCATCAGTTCTCAGCGGGTATTACTGTTTCGATACTTTTACACCAATTAACAAAAATGCCTACCTGGCGGCCCGCCGAGCTGTGGACTGTGCTCTTACCGCTGCCCAGGAAGTTCTTAATGGCAGGAGACTTGCCTATGCCCTGGTAAGGCCTCCGGGGCATCATGCCGAAAACAGTGTGTTTGGTGGATTCTGCTACTTTAACAACAACGCCGTTGCCGCCCAATATTTGAGTCAATATGGCAAAGTAGCCATTCTCGATATCGATTATCATCATGGCAACGGACAGCAGGATATATTTTACCGTCGTTCGGATATCCTGACTATTTCGTTGCACGGTCACCCAAGTTTTGCGTATCCGTATTTTGCTGGTTTTGCCGAAGAGACAGGCGAGGGAGAGGGTGAAGGGTTTAATCTCAATTTACCTTTGCCGGAAAAACTCGACGGCGAAGGGTATCGCAAGGCCCTGGTTAAGGCACTTAATCGTATTGAAGCCTTTCATCCAGCTTTTCTGGTTGTTGCTCTTGGCCTTGATCCTGCCAAGGGTGATCCGACCGGCACCTGGAATCTTTTAGCTCGTGATTTTCGAATTAATGGTGAGGTGATTGGTTCTCTTGGGTTGCCCACCGTAGTCGTTCAGGAAGGTGGCTATCGTACGGCAACATTGGGAAAAAATGCGCGCTCTTTTTTCTCTGGCCTTAGTGATGCCGTCCGTAAATGGGCCAACTCCAAACATGAACAGAAAAACAAGCTGCATGGTCTTAAATTACGCTATGAAATTGCAGCAGAAGATTGCCAGCGCCTTAAGCAGATCGTCGCCTCGACAGGATTCTTTCATGACGATGAAGTCGAACTGGCTGTAGAACTCGCGGAGGAGAGGCTGTCGAAGGGTGATGCCAGCGGTTATTTCTTCGTGTTAGCTGAACATTATGGGCGTGTTGTTGGATACACCTGTTATGGCCCAATTCCATGCACAAAAAACAGTTATGACCTTTACTGGATAGCTGTTCATCCAGACTACCAGGGAAGGGGAGTTGGGAACCAGCTAATGCAGAACACAGAGCGTAATATTAAAAAAAATGGTGGTGAGCGGATCTATATTGATACCTCTCAGCGCCCCCAATATATATCCACTCGAACCTTTTATGAACGATTCGGCTACCATCTTGAGACCATATTGGCTGATTTTTACGGCCCCGATGATGGCAAAGTCATCTATTGTAAGAAATTGGTAAAATAA
- a CDS encoding type II toxin-antitoxin system Phd/YefM family antitoxin, protein MKFLSVRDLKGKSSQIWKELPEEKEMVLTSNGRPIAILSSINEDNLEQVLSAFRRARAIEAVAALQYKSAVKGTSNLTMKEIDKEIIAVRKQRKK, encoded by the coding sequence ATGAAATTCCTGAGTGTGCGTGACTTAAAGGGAAAATCTTCTCAAATATGGAAGGAGTTGCCTGAAGAAAAAGAGATGGTTCTGACCAGCAATGGGAGGCCCATCGCAATTCTTAGCTCCATAAATGAAGATAATTTAGAACAGGTATTGTCGGCATTTAGACGGGCTCGCGCCATAGAAGCTGTGGCAGCGCTTCAATATAAATCAGCCGTCAAAGGCACTAGCAATCTCACAATGAAAGAAATTGACAAAGAAATCATAGCTGTTCGAAAACAGAGAAAAAAATGA
- a CDS encoding putative toxin-antitoxin system toxin component, PIN family, whose amino-acid sequence MKIVLDTNVLVSGLLTPFGTSGEIIRMVSSGQLVLCYDARVLAEYRDVLLRPRFQFDPEHISALLDYIQHAGQVYPTQPLPNPLPDQDDEPFLEVAIAGKVSCLGTGNKAHFPKSYLQGMKLFSPTDFLKYYRGKKEDTEQLH is encoded by the coding sequence ATGAAAATCGTCTTGGATACGAACGTTCTGGTTTCCGGCCTGCTCACCCCATTTGGGACGAGTGGTGAAATCATAAGGATGGTTTCATCGGGGCAACTTGTTTTATGCTACGATGCGAGGGTTTTGGCAGAATATAGAGATGTTCTTCTTCGTCCCCGCTTTCAGTTCGACCCTGAGCATATTTCCGCACTGCTTGATTACATACAACATGCTGGTCAAGTCTATCCAACCCAACCATTACCAAATCCATTACCTGATCAAGATGACGAGCCATTTTTAGAAGTAGCCATTGCAGGAAAGGTATCTTGTCTGGGCACAGGTAATAAAGCGCATTTTCCAAAAAGTTATTTGCAAGGTATGAAGCTTTTTTCTCCCACCGATTTTCTCAAATACTATAGAGGGAAAAAGGAAGATACAGAACAATTGCATTGA
- a CDS encoding TraY domain-containing protein — protein sequence MLALRLPKDIEQRLESLAKKSGRSKSFYAREAILEHLDDLEATYLSSKILNRVDSGVEQTYTLDELEKELGLEG from the coding sequence ATGTTAGCATTACGTTTACCCAAAGACATCGAACAACGGCTTGAGAGCCTGGCCAAAAAATCCGGCCGTTCAAAGTCGTTTTACGCGCGGGAGGCTATTCTTGAGCACTTAGACGATTTAGAGGCGACCTATCTTTCCTCTAAAATCCTTAACCGCGTCGACAGCGGAGTTGAGCAAACTTACACTCTTGACGAGTTGGAGAAGGAACTTGGCCTGGAAGGTTAA
- a CDS encoding type II toxin-antitoxin system RelE/ParE family toxin, whose amino-acid sequence MAWKVKVTETAKKQLAKLDVQTQKEIIQYMRERISTIEDPRRFGAALRRELTGRWKYRVGDYRLICEIQEEDVVVLVLMIGHRCKIYGGH is encoded by the coding sequence TTGGCCTGGAAGGTTAAAGTTACGGAAACTGCAAAAAAACAGTTAGCCAAGCTTGACGTACAAACACAAAAAGAGATCATTCAATATATGAGAGAGAGAATCTCTACAATTGAAGACCCTCGCCGCTTTGGCGCAGCATTGCGACGTGAATTGACCGGTCGTTGGAAATATCGAGTCGGAGACTATCGGCTGATCTGCGAAATTCAAGAAGAGGACGTTGTTGTCCTCGTTTTAATGATCGGGCACCGATGTAAAATTTACGGCGGTCATTGA
- a CDS encoding type II toxin-antitoxin system RelE/ParE family toxin produces MAQIIWTEPALADLNDIAEYIALDKLGAAKYLVKKVFSSVERLEDFPESGRVPLELMKSRYREVIVGPCRIFYRYTQDKVYILYVMRSERKLRKYLLADRTYNINARSSDL; encoded by the coding sequence ATGGCTCAAATAATCTGGACAGAGCCTGCTTTAGCTGACCTCAATGACATTGCTGAGTATATTGCTCTTGATAAACTTGGAGCTGCGAAATATTTGGTAAAAAAAGTATTTTCAAGCGTTGAGCGCCTTGAGGATTTTCCTGAATCAGGTCGTGTTCCTCTTGAATTGATGAAATCAAGATACCGTGAAGTCATTGTTGGGCCTTGCCGTATTTTTTATCGCTATACTCAAGACAAAGTCTACATTCTTTATGTTATGCGCAGCGAAAGAAAACTTCGGAAATATCTGCTTGCTGATAGAACGTATAATATCAACGCTCGATCCAGTGACTTGTGA
- a CDS encoding type II toxin-antitoxin system Phd/YefM family antitoxin, whose protein sequence is MKIEIVTTLKRQATKILAELHDTKEPVLITEHGKPSAYLIDANDYDLMQRRMQILEGLSRGENAVLEKRTCGHDEAKAKLSKWLK, encoded by the coding sequence ATGAAAATAGAAATTGTTACAACACTAAAACGCCAAGCTACCAAGATATTAGCCGAATTACATGACACCAAAGAACCAGTCTTAATAACTGAGCATGGTAAACCATCTGCATATCTCATTGACGCCAATGACTATGATTTAATGCAAAGGCGCATGCAAATTTTAGAAGGACTATCTCGTGGAGAAAATGCTGTCTTGGAAAAGAGAACATGTGGTCATGATGAGGCAAAAGCAAAATTGAGTAAATGGCTCAAATAA
- a CDS encoding type II toxin-antitoxin system VapC family toxin: MTSATFVDTVAWLALVNKSDNLHKAACAVRDQLLQQKTKLITTNFVAVEIANSLARPPLRDVAIKLLNFIQTSTAVDLVTITPELSEMAYKLYCSRPDKEWGLTDCTSFVVMKSMRLQRAFTADRHFEQDGFLLLLK, from the coding sequence ATGACAAGCGCTACCTTTGTCGATACAGTTGCCTGGCTTGCGCTTGTCAACAAATCTGACAATTTACATAAAGCCGCCTGCGCTGTACGCGATCAACTACTCCAACAAAAAACCAAATTGATTACCACAAATTTTGTCGCTGTCGAAATCGCAAACTCCCTGGCGCGCCCTCCTCTGCGTGATGTTGCCATCAAATTGCTCAACTTCATTCAAACATCTACCGCTGTTGATCTTGTGACGATCACACCTGAACTTTCCGAAATGGCATACAAACTTTACTGCTCCCGTCCTGATAAAGAATGGGGATTGACCGATTGCACCAGCTTTGTAGTAATGAAGTCCATGCGTTTACAGCGTGCCTTTACTGCGGATAGACATTTTGAGCAGGACGGGTTTTTACTTTTATTGAAATGA